Genomic segment of Mucilaginibacter sabulilitoris:
GGCCCCGCAGGCATTCCCGGGTTCATTTGAGGTCAGCACCAGTACGGCTGTCCGCTCTCCGGCCCCCGGTGTGTAAACAGTGCTTAATTGGGTTTTGTCCGTAAATGTACCCGTTCCTCCTTTCCATTCACCGCCTGACGCCCCGCTGATACTGCCTGTCAGGCTTACCGGCGTTCCGGCAGGCACGGTGCGGCCGCTGCCGGCACTGACGCGCACGCGCTCGTCGATCCTGACCTGGGCGGTTGCTATTGCTGGTGGCGCTCCATTGCCAATCACAATGGTATTGGTTACCCGGTAGGTTCCGGGTTTACTTGCGCTCAGATCAATTTCACCGCTGCTCACACTCGCAAAAACAAGTCCGGAAGGGCTGGCCGTGAAAACGCCGGCGCTTGTTCCCGGTGAGAAAAAAGGTAAGGGATTGATGCCGTCCTGACAGTAAGGTCCGTTGTAAGAAAAATGGGGATCAGGATGGTCTCCAATCGTCACCACGGCGCTATAGGTACCACCGCAGGGGTTGTTACTGGTTATGGTAATGGTATATCTCCCCGGCGCGGTATGAGAGAGGTCGATTTCGCCCGTGGCAGTATCAACAAAAGTAAGGCCTGAAGGGGCTGAAGTAAATACCCCCCCAGCGGAGCTGCGGATGGTCGGCTTGGGGTCAGTGCCTGAAGTACCAAACGTTCCGGAAGCATATTGAAATCTGATTTCATCAGCGGGGTTAACGTTCGCCGTCACCGGAACTCTTGCACTGCTACAGCCGCCTGCGGTACTTTGAACATAATAGGTTGCCGTACTAGATAAGGCTGGGATTTGAAAATTCGGTCCGGTAGCTACCAATTGCCCTCCGGACGGAGCATCGTACCAACTCAGCGAGCTTCCTGCAGGCGCATTTGCTGATAGCCTGGCCGGTGATCCCTGGCAAACCGAAGTTCCCGTAGCGGTAGGCGCTGGGGGCAACGGATTAACTGTAACGGTTACCGGAGTGCGGAGACTCGCGCAATCGTTGACCGAGGTTTGCACATAATAGGTTTGGCTCGATTGCAATGCTGGGGTGACATAGGTTGGGGCATTCGACAGTAAATTACCACCACTTGCTTTATCATACCAGGCATATTCATCACCTGCACCCGAAGCGGTGAGCGAAGCGCGCTCTCCCGCGCAGATCGTTGCCGGCGACGCCGTGGGCGCCTCGGCAGGGGCCAGCACCGTCACCGGTACCGCTGTTCTTGAGCTGGTGCATCCCGCTAGGGTAGCTTGTACGTAATAGGTTTTGCTGGAGGTAAGCAAAGGAGTAGTAAAACTGGCTGTTGCAGCCAGTAAATTACCACCCGCCGCAGCGTCATACCAGGCCAAGGCAGCGCCGGGATCAGCTGTTGCTGTTAGTGTAGTAACGTTACCGAAGCAAATAACGGACCCGGAAGCTGATGGCGCAGCAGGTTGGGGGCTGACAACCACGTTGACCGCCGAGCGGGAGCTGGAACAATTCCCATTGGTGCTCGATACGTAATAGGTCATCGAGCGGGTCAAAGCAGGTGTATGGTAGCTCAGCCCGGTCGCCAGCAGATGACCTTGTTCCGGTGCATCGAACCATTGGTAATTCGCCGAGGCCGCAGTGGAAGCCTTCAGGATTATGCTTGTTCCATAACAGGTGGCAACGGTTTGCGAAGCCGGCGGAGCGGGAATCTGGTTTACGGTTACCGCCACCGGCGTCCGGTCGCTCACGCAATCTCCAAGCGTGGTTTGAACATAATAAGTGGTCGTTGCGGTAAGGACAGGTGTGGTGAAATCCGGACTTGATATGAGTGGTGTTCCCCCGCTGGGTGCATCATACCAGTTGATGATACCAGAGGGCACCTCGGCATGCAAAGTAGCTACCGATCCAGTGCAGATCGTAGTACCGGTAGCTACTGGTGGCTTGGGTGGCGTACCGACCCTAGCCGTTACCGGAAGTCTTCCGCTAAGGCAGCCGCTGACAATGCCTTCCACATAAAAAGTAGTCGTTTTAAGTAGCGCCGGAATTGTAAAGGTGGGGCCGGTGCCGACCTGGTTACCGCCGGCTGGTGCGTCATACCAGATGTAGCTATCACCACCGCTGGCCGATAAGGTAGCTGCGCTTCCTACGCATACTGTAGCTCCGCTTACCGATGGCTTTGCGGCAACAGTTACGGTGACTGCTGTGCGCGGGCTGGTACACCCGCCAACGGTGGTCTGCACATAGAAAGTTGTACTGCTGGAAATGGGCGGCGTGGTATAGGTATTGCCACTCGTTAAAAAGTTACCGCCCTCAGGCGCATCATACCATTGGTAACTGCCGCCAGGACCGGTAGCAGATAAGGTAGCTACATTACCCTGACAAACTGTTTGCCCGGCTGCCGATGGCGGCCGGGGGGTAAGGGAAACCAGAATATTGATGCTCTTGGTTACCGGCTGACAGCCGGGCGTTTTGTCGCTGACCGAAACGGTATAAGTACCTTCTTTATTAACGCTGATAGATGGGCTCGTTTCCCCCGTACTCCAGACATAAGTGTACGGACCGATGCCATCAGAAGCATTAGCTGTTAACGTTACACTATAGCCCGAGCAGATCGTTGTTCCCGAGGAGACAATATTTACTTTAAGTGTGCATGGCTGGCTTTGCGCCCGAAAGGTGATCAGTAAAAAAATAAATATAAAAAAACGCGTATTCATAAACCACCTTTTGTTTGTAGTCTCTATGTCTATGATAAAGTAAAGGTTGATTTAATAGCCTGCCGCATGGCTGGGTGTCTTAGGACTATTAGCAAAATACCTCAGACAATCGGGGAAACTATTCAAGTTCTCCCTTATACGGAAAAGAAGCAAAATGGTTAGCTGGCCTATTAATTTTATGTTTAGGTGAATAGTATGTGATTGTAAATGAGTCGATTTTAATGATTTTTCGGAGCTGGTGAAAGGGCTGCGGTAATCCCCACTTGTCGGTTTGAGCTCAAACCTTATTTTTTGTCAACCCAAAGCCTAAACTCATACTGGCTCAAAATGGGGCTAGCTTGATTTTTTAGCTATGCCGGCTTTATATTCCAATCAAAATTAATTAACTTCTGTTTTAATGGCGCGGGGTTAAAGTATCATTTATCGTTTCTTAAAAATAATAATTTAAAGTACTTTTGCAAACTATTAATATTGCTTATTGGAGTTATATGATAATACTCTAATAGAATTGACCTATGATTAAACATAACTTTTTATCTTTTATATTTCTCCTGTTCTTGTGTTTCGGAGCGATAAAGCATACTACTGCACAAACGAATCTTCAAAACATCGCCTCTGTTAACGTCGATGATCTTTCCGATCAGCAAATCACCCAGTTGTTGCAACAGGCACAAAATGCGGGATTAAGCGATGTGCAAATTTTACAACAGGCTCAATCCCGAGGCATGTCCAATATCCAGATACAAAAATTGCAGATCAGGATAAAAGATATACGAAGCAAACAGCCGGGAAGTGATGGTAAATCCCGCGATACCATCATCATGACCTCCAGAAAACCTTCTTATAGGGTTGATACCTTGGATACGACCGCTGTTCAAAGGGATTTGTTTGAAAATTTAAAACCTAAAATATTCGGAGCCGAGATATTTAAAAATAAAAACAACAGTTTTGAACCAAATTTGAAGCTGGCAACCCCGGTTAATTACATCGTTGGTCCCGATGACGAGCTTAATATCAATGTTTACGGGAGTTCTGTTGTGAACTGGAAATTGGATGTGTCCCCTGAGGGCAATATCAACATTCCGGGCGTTGGCATTTTGAATGTAGGAGGTAAGACGATAGAAAACGCAACATCGTTGATCAAAAGCAAGCTTGCGGCTAATAATTATGCAATAGGGAGAGGAACGTCAGTTAAAGTGAGTCTGGGTAATATCCGGAGCATAAAAGTGATCATGGTCGGACAACTTGCAAAACCAGGAACTTATACCTTGTCATCGCTTTCTACTGTCTTTAACGCCCTTTACACCGCAGGCGGTCCTACAGAAAATGGCAGCTTACGCCAGATCGAGGTTATCCGAGATAACCATATCATCAGGCATCTGGACGTTTATGATTTCCTGGTTAAAGGTAGTCAGAAGGATAATATTACTTTGCAGGATCAGGATATTGTACGTGTTCCTTCTTATAGGACCAGGGTTGAACTATCGGGTGAGGTGAAAATTCCGGCACTTTTTGAAGTTTTGTCCGGTGAAAGTCTGCAGGATATTATAGGGTATGCGGGAGGATTTACAGATAGCGCCTATACGGCACGAATAAAAATATCTCAGATCAACGACCAGCAGCGCAGGTTAACCGATGTGGTAGAAGCAGATTATAAAAATTATATTCCGTTGCGTGGTGATAAATATTTTATACAATCCATTCTAAACCGGTTTGAGAACCGGGTTGTTATTACCGGAGCGGTATTCAGGCCAGGCGATTATGAATTGCAAAAAGGATTAACCCTTTCAAAATTAATCGATAACGCAGCAGGTCTTAAGGAAGACGCCTTTATGGATCGGGGGACGATTACCAGGTTAAAGCCGGATAATCAGAAGGAATTGATATCCTTCAGTGTCAAGGACGTCATGAGTAACAAGATTTCTATCCCACTACAAAGGGAGGATAGCGTCTATGTCGCCTCGATTTTTGATTTGCGTAACAAATACCTCATCACCATTAACGGGTCGGTGAGAAAACCCGGAACGATGGCCTTTTCAGAAAGTATGAAGGTGGAAGACCTCATCCTCAAGGCCGGAGGTTTCGCCGAAGGGGCAAGTCCTAAACGAATAGAGGTCGCCCGCAGGATAAATAATTCAGACCCGCATTCTAAAAGCAGCAAGGTAGCAGAGGTATTCAGTGTGGACGTCGATAGTCAACTTAAATTAGACAACATCAATTTTGAATTGATGCCTTATGATATCGTATCCGTTTACACGCTGCCGGGATACCAAAAGCAAAGAACCGTAAAAATAGAAGGAGAGGTGCTTTATCCCGGATCATATACGATCATTAAGAAAAATGAAAAGATTTCAGACTTAGTCGCCCGTGCTGGAGGCCTTACCGCTTCGGCAGACGTGGGAGGCGGTTCATTGAAAAGAGATAATATTGCCATTTTAGGTGTTGACAAAACTAAAACGGATACCTTGGCTGTCGAAAAGGAAAGACTTGAACAGTTCAGACGTTTAAAAAGAGATAATAAAGATTTAGATTCAACGGCAATAAAGAACGAGCAGCCAAGAAACAATTATGTGGGTATCGACCTGACCAAAATTTTAAAATCGCCCGGTTCCAAAATAGACCTTTTGCTGGAGGATGGGGATGTGGTACGAATCCCAAAGCAACAGCAGGTTGTTCGGGTAAATGGAGAGGTACTTTATCCGAGTGCTGTGGTTTATACGAATTCAAAATCGTTTAATGATTACGTTTCTAACGCCGGTGGATATTCTCCAAAATCGCTCCGGCGCGGAGCTTATGTCGTATATCCGAATGGCACCGTTAAAGGTACCCGGAAATTTTTGTTTTTTAACGTCCATCCATCTGTAAAACCTGGGAGTGAAATTTATGTACCGTTGAAACCAGTGAGTACGACAAATACAGCCCAAACAATATTAGGATTTACTACGGGATTGGCATCACTAGGAGCCATTATATTGGGTATATTGAGTTTAAATAAATAAGTGTTTAATACAATAGAATAATAGCGGATCAATGGGACAGGCTAGTGATGAGAAAATCAATGCTGATAATGAGCAATTGTCATTAAAGGATTTGATTTTGAAAATAGGTAAATGGTGGCAATATTTATTGTCTAAATGGGTAACCATCCTCATTGCAGGCATTATTGG
This window contains:
- a CDS encoding Ig-like domain-containing protein; this encodes MNTRFFIFIFLLITFRAQSQPCTLKVNIVSSGTTICSGYSVTLTANASDGIGPYTYVWSTGETSPSISVNKEGTYTVSVSDKTPGCQPVTKSINILVSLTPRPPSAAGQTVCQGNVATLSATGPGGSYQWYDAPEGGNFLTSGNTYTTPPISSSTTFYVQTTVGGCTSPRTAVTVTVAAKPSVSGATVCVGSAATLSASGGDSYIWYDAPAGGNQVGTGPTFTIPALLKTTTFYVEGIVSGCLSGRLPVTARVGTPPKPPVATGTTICTGSVATLHAEVPSGIINWYDAPSGGTPLISSPDFTTPVLTATTTYYVQTTLGDCVSDRTPVAVTVNQIPAPPASQTVATCYGTSIILKASTAASANYQWFDAPEQGHLLATGLSYHTPALTRSMTYYVSSTNGNCSSSRSAVNVVVSPQPAAPSASGSVICFGNVTTLTATADPGAALAWYDAAAGGNLLAATASFTTPLLTSSKTYYVQATLAGCTSSRTAVPVTVLAPAEAPTASPATICAGERASLTASGAGDEYAWYDKASGGNLLSNAPTYVTPALQSSQTYYVQTSVNDCASLRTPVTVTVNPLPPAPTATGTSVCQGSPARLSANAPAGSSLSWYDAPSGGQLVATGPNFQIPALSSTATYYVQSTAGGCSSARVPVTANVNPADEIRFQYASGTFGTSGTDPKPTIRSSAGGVFTSAPSGLTFVDTATGEIDLSHTAPGRYTITITSNNPCGGTYSAVVTIGDHPDPHFSYNGPYCQDGINPLPFFSPGTSAGVFTASPSGLVFASVSSGEIDLSASKPGTYRVTNTIVIGNGAPPAIATAQVRIDERVRVSAGSGRTVPAGTPVSLTGSISGASGGEWKGGTGTFTDKTQLSTVYTPGAGERTAVLVLTSNEPGNACGAKSDRVTIHFQSPPAAPTASGQSVCLGNSAHLSATAPGGTYSWYDAPTGGTLLFTGGDYTTPPLTASTTYYVETKASGQTSARTKVAVMVNPIPEAPQVQGLSVCKGQQATLIASSPAGGKYRWYDAPAGGNLLSLKDTLVTTALNANTSYYVQVTTLGCASARTRADVQVNPLPSVTSVPQETICSGNALNYQMTADLPGTTFSWSRPAVEGISNPAVSGQTSANINETLIDTVSGPLDVTYLITPFAGNCPGPTFSYVVTVYPTPVLEGPAARTICNTTSTNYPITFNAQGTSFNWGRTAAAGILNAAVTGQAASTIRETLFNSTNAPVDVTYTFNYKTINCPGVPSQLIVTVNPTIKVTSDNKGVACSGSPQNYTIQANIPSATFSWRRAAVANISNPAVTDQTSSAINETLINTGKSPVNVTYIITPIAYGCQGDPFTYSVTVNPQPKTPVANSNSPVCLGSSILLRTALVQKASYLWTGPNGFTSTLQNPDINQVTAAAAGSYNLYVTVNGCTSAAGSTIVAVNQPPKADAGLDQLVCTTAPAVQLAGKVSGGTTTGIWKSSGTGTFLPANNDLNARYMPSAQDRKLSALTLTLSSTSKDDCVIDASDMTITFGLSPAADAGADRKVCSQDAAVPLEGKLLVAGGSHWSSSGNGTFSPSADQLDASYIPSAEDARRGSVILTLLATGADAVCYTPTDELQVTFIPPPSVNAGQIRYVLKDRIITLNPTVSDDNVQYLWSPNIAINDPKIKNPVITGQVDRTYTLQVTDSRGCVSQDKVFIKVSPELTVPNTFTPNSDGINDFWEIKGLVAYQDAVIDVFNRYGAKLYHSIGYAVPWDGTFNGQTLPPGTYYYVINTNVNNQVISGPVTILR
- a CDS encoding SLBB domain-containing protein, yielding MIKHNFLSFIFLLFLCFGAIKHTTAQTNLQNIASVNVDDLSDQQITQLLQQAQNAGLSDVQILQQAQSRGMSNIQIQKLQIRIKDIRSKQPGSDGKSRDTIIMTSRKPSYRVDTLDTTAVQRDLFENLKPKIFGAEIFKNKNNSFEPNLKLATPVNYIVGPDDELNINVYGSSVVNWKLDVSPEGNINIPGVGILNVGGKTIENATSLIKSKLAANNYAIGRGTSVKVSLGNIRSIKVIMVGQLAKPGTYTLSSLSTVFNALYTAGGPTENGSLRQIEVIRDNHIIRHLDVYDFLVKGSQKDNITLQDQDIVRVPSYRTRVELSGEVKIPALFEVLSGESLQDIIGYAGGFTDSAYTARIKISQINDQQRRLTDVVEADYKNYIPLRGDKYFIQSILNRFENRVVITGAVFRPGDYELQKGLTLSKLIDNAAGLKEDAFMDRGTITRLKPDNQKELISFSVKDVMSNKISIPLQREDSVYVASIFDLRNKYLITINGSVRKPGTMAFSESMKVEDLILKAGGFAEGASPKRIEVARRINNSDPHSKSSKVAEVFSVDVDSQLKLDNINFELMPYDIVSVYTLPGYQKQRTVKIEGEVLYPGSYTIIKKNEKISDLVARAGGLTASADVGGGSLKRDNIAILGVDKTKTDTLAVEKERLEQFRRLKRDNKDLDSTAIKNEQPRNNYVGIDLTKILKSPGSKIDLLLEDGDVVRIPKQQQVVRVNGEVLYPSAVVYTNSKSFNDYVSNAGGYSPKSLRRGAYVVYPNGTVKGTRKFLFFNVHPSVKPGSEIYVPLKPVSTTNTAQTILGFTTGLASLGAIILGILSLNK